One genomic region from Evansella sp. LMS18 encodes:
- a CDS encoding glycerophosphodiester phosphodiesterase family protein yields MKIIAHRGNKRYRPENTMAAFISAAEYSIDGIELDVQVTRDHIPVVIHDSKIDRTTNGRGNVNSFTFKELRNYDAGSWFSEEYRGEKIPSLEEVLLWARERNITMHVELKEQKGNHEKFLDSCLAVIHGTGTENKVVISTFAHSYLPYIKDRNSSMETALLTKTPIIRISGYRKAVNADSIHIRHSYYSAKFYRAWVRNGLTVRTYNVNRTRDALRCKAAGVEGIISDDPKKMSSLLG; encoded by the coding sequence ATGAAAATAATTGCCCATCGGGGGAATAAGCGTTACAGACCTGAAAATACTATGGCAGCGTTTATTTCTGCTGCAGAATATTCAATAGATGGCATCGAACTGGACGTTCAGGTTACGAGGGATCACATCCCTGTCGTTATTCATGACAGCAAAATAGACCGGACCACAAATGGAAGAGGGAATGTAAATTCTTTTACTTTTAAAGAGCTGCGTAATTACGATGCAGGAAGCTGGTTTAGCGAAGAATACCGCGGTGAAAAGATTCCATCACTGGAAGAAGTATTATTGTGGGCAAGAGAGAGAAATATAACTATGCATGTGGAATTAAAAGAGCAGAAAGGTAATCACGAGAAGTTTTTAGATAGCTGCCTTGCTGTGATTCACGGAACTGGAACCGAAAACAAAGTGGTCATCTCTACTTTTGCCCATTCATACCTCCCTTATATTAAAGACCGCAACTCTTCTATGGAGACGGCGCTGTTGACAAAAACACCCATTATCCGTATCAGTGGATACAGGAAGGCTGTAAATGCAGATTCCATCCATATCAGGCATTCTTATTATTCAGCTAAATTTTACAGAGCATGGGTCAGAAACGGCCTTACAGTAAGAACCTACAATGTGAACAGGACGAGGGATGCGCTCCGCTGTAAGGCGGCGGGAGTGGAGGGAATTATTTCA